GATGTATGCTGGTGCCGATGCTTCAAGTGACTTCATGGTTTCATGCCTTCATGTTGCACATTTCCCAGGTCCCTGTTTATCCCCGAGTGGTCTTCAAATGTGCGTCTCGAGGGGAAGACGGCCATCGTGACAGGAGCCAGTGGTGGAATAGGCAAAGAGACAGCCAAGGATTTGGCCGGCAGAGGCAAGCAAACAGAACTAATGGCAGTCAAATGAGAGCCACTTAGAGGCTCTTTGTTTTACCGGAAAACACTTTTAAATGAAGGTTATAtaagcatcagaagtttactgcatttattatcttctgtgattttttaaaatcttttttgcCCAACTTTAAATGCCCATCAAGCCTGTACTTTGTGAGCATGTTAAACCGGAGTCAAGTtccttgtttgtgtgcacaaaGCTGATTTCGAGTTCCCTTTTCAAGTAACTAAATCACGCCAGTGAAATGCACAAAATCAGAGCAGAGAGTCTCAGCCGCACCTTAACTTGTTGCAATTTCAGCATGAACGGGCTCTGCAGTTATGCAGCTGTCATCAAGGGGCATTAATGTCCACTCCACAGGAGCCCGGGTGATCCTGGCGTGCAGAGACATGGCGAAGGGAGAACAAGCCGcccgtgacatcatcagggaAGTGAAGGGAGCCAAGGTAGTTGCCAAACTCCTGGATCTGGCTGACACCAAATCCATCTGCCTGTTTGCTGAGAGCGTCTACAACTGTGGgtagcagacacacacacacctacacacacacaccactttcTCCAAACTACAGTATAAATGACTTTATTAAACTATGATGTCATAACGTATCTTGTTTTCCAGCTGAGAAGGCCCTTCACTACCTGATCAACAATGCAGGTGTGGCTCTTTGTCCTTACAGTCTTACAGTGGACGGATTTGAAACGCACTTCGGAGTCAATCACTTGGGTATGGGATCCACATGTTGCAAACTTACACCAGTTGTGGGGATATCCAGACAAAGGTTTTTCTGATGGTTCTTGCTAGTTTTCATTCTTGCAGTAAATCTTTGCAGCGATGCCGAGACATAAGCCATTGTCGTACCTCTACTCCCAGCAGTCCCTGCTCCTTTCCTCTTTTGCTCCTCCTGCGTCTCCCTCTGTTTCACCTGCTTTCTTCCACTACAGGTCATTTCTTCTTAACCTATCTGCTGCTTGACATGCTGAAGTTCTCCGCTCCATCCCGGGTCATCAATTTGACATCAGTTGCACACAACATTGGTAAGATCCAGTTTGATGACTTGAAAAGCGAGGAAGGCTACCACCCTGCAAAGGCCTACGCGCAGAGCAAGCTGGCCAATGTGCTGTTCACCAGAGAGCTGGCCAAAAGGACTGAGGGTAAGGGTGCGCATGTGACAGATGGTAGGTTATgtactgtttgtgtgtgtgtttttctgtgctgctttgtctttgtgcatgaAACGCTAAATCTTCATCTTTAGCCAGTGTGAGAGTCTCATGCCTTAACCACAGCCGCTCTGGGcaagagatggaaggaggagaaatTTTATTTGGTGAATGATGCAATTGTTTATTGAAAACTGTTCTTCCATAAATCCCAGATTATCTGCCACAGGAATCTAatcacatataaaataaatattgaatattcCAAAGCATATCCATAGCCCAATTATACCTTATTTGATGTAACATTTTGTGTTTGAACAATGAAAGGTTTTCTTTAGTTCAAGTTGAATGATCAGTATTATAGATATTTATAGAGGGTGTAtattgcttttaaaaaaaaatatattacatattaatatattgttttatgcAGACATAATACCATCTTATTTTGTGCCGTTGGCATGAACATCAACTCCATTTGAGAGGAAGTTCCGTCCCTAAATGCATCCCTTTGTTCACAGTTCTAGGTGTAACGACTTACTCTGTGGACCCCGGTTCTGTGAACACTGACATCACACGGCACGTCCCGCATTTCCTTCAGAACTTTGTCAAGACCTTCAGTTATCTGATCAAGACCCCGGCAGAGGGAGCCTACTCCACCATCTACTGCATCGTCACGCCTGAGAACCAGCTGCTCACCGGAGGACACTACAAGTCAGTTAAAACCATAGGGTAGCAAGCCGCTCCCTCCTTAATGTTGCACAAAATCCCCGTAGAGGGTGATCAAAGTGTCTGAAAAGGCATTTTAAaactaaaagacaaacacattaGCCTGCATAAAGAGGACATTAATCCCTGTCTTGTCTTTCCTGTCCTCACAGGGACTGCGCCAAAATTGAGAGTTGCAGGGCAGGTCAGGACGACGCCACTGCCTTAAAGCTGTGGGCGATAAGCTGCCACATGCTGGGGGTCCGCTGGAGATAAAGTGGTCTTATGTTGGCTCTCCTACATGCTATGAAGTAATATTCATGAGGTGATTTCCTGTATGCAAGGAGTGCTGAAAATGTGACGTATGCTGGGATGCAAGCAGGATTTAAATGTGGCTTCACTGCAATAGAATTTGACATGAAGAATTTTTATTGGAGCAAAATTGAGAAAGACATGATGGACTACtggactttctgcttgtcccgtccGGGGTCTcctcagcaaatcaaccttcacCCTGTCccttgcatcgtcctccccaaacaccagccactgtcatgtcctccctcactacgtccatgtatcttctcctaggtCGACCTCCAGCCCtgctccctggcagttccatcatTCTGCCGGAAGATGGAGATCATGGAGTCAATAAATATATTGCTGTCACTCCAAGCTGTTctcatgcttttttttggggggggggggggggggggggggggcggcttttTCTGATGTTTATTGATTGTATCaggaactaaaaataaatattcggCAGCAAATGTGTGAATAGAcagcagacaataaaaaaaaattcgcCGGCAATCTGCTGAGATTTGATCCTGGAGAGACCTCAAGTGGCCAGGATGCAATGTTGCAATATTTTAATGATTAGCAAAAACGAGGCTACTGATTctgaaaatgcattatttattttacctatTTGGATTATTCGTGGAGTTTGTTTCATATTCCACGTGAATGGGACAGCTCGGCCCGTGAGCTACGTGTGACGGTGCACGGCCACGGAGTCGGTCGGGGGCACAGCCTGTTGTTTCCCTGCCTCCTGAACTCCAGCATCAATTACGCGTCAGCTCGCACCTGATTGGCCCAGCCGAGGCGTTTCCATGACAAACGCTtttgtgggaggaggaggaggaggagatgacaAGCACGACGTTCAGCCACGAACTGTTTGGAgcgctggaggaggaaaagTCGTTTCTGGCCAAAGTGGAAAAATGTACTGCAGGTAAGAAGAACAAAAATCACAAGTTAAAGGCATGATCTTGAACGCATCAGCTACGTTCGAGGTATTTCGGATTTTTACCGTTCCGTTCCCGAAAATTTGCGTCGATTCAGGCGTTTTAATTGTTGTTAATTATTTGTGCAGTACTTGCCACTCTCTTGTTTCTGTCTTATAGATCTGTCACAATGACTTAGAATGTTTtcataactaaaaaaaaaaaggaaattagacAAATGTTGTAATTTCATAATCAAAGAATAAAGAGATGGATTATCTATTTTATGTGGaggatatatgtgtgtgtgtgtgtgtgtgtgtgtgtgtgtgtgtgtgtgtgtgcgtgtgtgtgtgtaggcattATGTTTAAAACAAAGATTTCTAAATGTCTTTTGTAGGCTGAATGTCTCAACTCAGACAATTGACAGCTATTACTTTATTACTTTGTTTTCCACCATTGCTGgtttacttgtgtgtgtgctttatcCAGAAGCGTGTGCTGTAACCGCTGGTCCACAGAGGAGCGGTTAGATGGGAAAACGGTCATCATCACTGGAGCTAACACTGGGATTGGCAAAGAAACTGCCAGGGACCTGGCAAGAAGAGGTACAGCCTTTTCCTCCCATGTCTTcacttgtctttatttttggCTCCATTACATCAATGTGTCCATGCCCTgctgtcttttctttcattttctccaacTTTCACCCTCTGCACAAGCCGCTCTTTTCCCTGGAGTGAAACACGTCCGATGCATGGGTGGTTTTAAAGCTATTAAATGTGACCTTTAAGCGTGACCTCTGTCCTCACACCACCATAGAATCGGGCTTAATCCTCCTCTTTTGTTAATCCaatgttctttttgttttggtgggAATATCAGGCTGAAGGGATTTTCATAACGAGTCGGTGTGAGAGGCATAACTTTAACGTATTCCAAGGCCAAAATGATGGGAGATTAAGAAGCGGTTTGAACCCGTGAAAATTCAAAACAGCAGTGATGAATGACAGATGTGACATCAAGGGGACAGAGGgagtattgtgagggtctgctCCCCTCCTAAAGTCAGGCAGGCAACAAAGAGTGATGGGGGGGATAcgcatacacacaaatacacttcTTTGAAAACTGTCCAATAGGTGATTCAGTTTGTTCATTTGTCTGCCCAGCATGGCACCCGCCTCTCCTTTTTAAAGAGAAtaacatgtgtgtttgttttcactcACATTATTGGCACATGGATATCTTATTTTTGTCCAATAGTCTAGACTCTATGCGATGCATGTCAACATGCTATTATCTTGCAGCATCTTGAGAAATgagaggtgaaaaaaaaaagaatcattacTTCCAGTCTAGAGAGGCATAATAATAATGCGCTGTCCGTTGCTTCTGGAGGGAGCACTGCCAAATTACTTTATCGGTTTTCAGTAGATTAGATGTGGAAGGTTTCATAACAGAAGGAGGCTCCTCGGGTCACTGTGTGATGAAAACTGAAGACTGCCTCTAATCCTATtcatatttctatatatattcTATTCATAACCGCACATTATTAGTCTAAATATGCAGAACATGCAGGCATCTTTCAAGTATTTTCCTTATTTGCATGCTGATGTTATCCGTGCATGTGTCATGCTGCGTAATCATCTGCGAGATGATTTTTAACTCGACCCCTCTTCCATTCTCGCTGTTTACTGTGTCATTTAATTGAGTGAACTTGGCTGCGAGAACAGTAGGATTTTTCCACATGggaacaacggggggggggagaaacaaaGACACTGTGACGGGAGGCAGACGCTACGCTCCATCTGATTAATGGCTCCTTTCCGGGCTCATTAAGGAGAATGCATTGTAATTTGTGTCTGAAGCGACACAGCTGAGGGGGTGTTGTGCTCATGCGAGCAGAGCAGTTGGCTAAATGAGAGTTTATAGAACATTAGAAGAGGATTGGAAGCACCATGGAGACATGGAGACACGTCCTCCTCCATTGGAGTAGTTGGCCTTATATGCCTGCAAATGAGCAAATCTTTTGAAGCTTGGAAACTCCAAGGATTAAATCCTGCTGTGTTTGGAAAATTTGTCTTAATCACTGTCAGGTTTATATTCAGCAAGGTATAATGGCTGATCATTTCTTTGTCTTGTGATTTAAAACATTATGGGATTTGCTGGCACCGCCATACCTGCAAGAACAAGTAGAGGGTTCATagcaaaatgcccccccccccccccccacacacacacacacacacccatcattGTATTTGTTACACTGGCTTATTCCCACTCTGGAGCATAAATGGACTGGAGTCTGTTCCAGCAAGTGCAGAAACCTTCGCAAGTTTTGGCTTCACCTTAGCGCAATGAGAAGGGACGAAAAGAAGTCTGTTCTCTTTTTCACACTTTTTGACTTGCGTCTTTATTCTCGCATCCTCCGACAATGCGTGGAGCGAGGCAAGGAAATGTGTGTCTTTTAAAATTCTCTACATTTTGTTCGAGATGAAACATAGTTTTCTCTGAGGTGACGGCAGCGAATAGCAACAGCGTCGATCCTCAGTCAGCTGAACAGACTGAAAGAGACAAATTATTATTCTCAGATGCAAATGCATGGAAATCAGTATAAGTGACATAAATGTGTGACTGCAACACTCCCTCTGATGTCGGTTTTACCCATTATAAAAGTCAATAAGGGAAATAACAACTTGTATGGTAAAATATCTGCAGTAATTTAAGGAAGTGATTATTTTGTCTTTCAAATCTACAAAAACTCTATGAATCagaaattcaataaaataaattgcattgtGGCGACGCATTGTTATCTCAACGCCACAAGACGTTTGGTGAAGGCTCCTCTCATGTGTTCCCACTCAGGTCTCTTCATAGATCCTCAGAACACAAGTCAGAGCTGCGGGTGGCCCACAAGCATGACTTGGGATTTATGTGTGCATTGAGAAGCAGGGAAATATGGAATCAGGGGGTTGGGACGGACTCATGAGTCGTGACCTCCGTTGTTTTCAGGAGCGCGTGTCGTGATGGCCTGCAGGGACCTAGAGAGGGCAGAAGAGGCAAGAACGGAGATTTTGGAAGACACGGGAAACGAGAACCTCGTCAGCAGGAAACTGGATCTGTCTGACACCAAGTCTATCAGAGCGTTTGCTGAATTGATTAACAAAGGTGGGCAGCTCAGTGTGGCTTTACCTCATTGCACACAGTTCCTCCAATAGGCTCCTGGAAAAGTTTCTCTGAAGTACGGCAGGTTGGTAATTCTGTGCATTCTGCCTCCTGTCAGCAAGTCTGTGAGCAAAACACTGGAGCTCATTCTTTTGACTGATTCTTCActgtgctttgtgtttgtgtgggatgTTCTTTTCAGAGGAGAAACAGGTGAATGTCCTGATCAATAATGCGGGTGTCATGATGTGTCCCTACTCCAAGACTGCTGATGGGTTTGAAATGCAGTTGGGTGTCAATCATTTGGGTGAGTCATTTTTGAATGCTGGAGCTTCTGCAGAATTATTACACTGTGCTTTAATCAGTTGTACTGTTTGTTAGTGAGATGAATTGCAGAGAGACTTCaaattgttgttttctgctccaaagTCAAGGTGGactattttgttttactttattaaaaTGGTTGGATACTGATAGGAGGGATACCCCTACTAAAAACGTTAggatatatatttttccaaTATCAAATAATACTTAAAAgctagaaaagcgctcagacctccaccaagcagctcactcccctcctaattggatttacaccatccacatggtgatctgtaATATATGTGTTCCTATATGTATGTTTTAAAAATAACCGAATAGATAATcagtaaaacaggaaatggagaaCAATAGTGAGGGAAGCAAAGATATTCAAGTCAGGTCTTTAAGTGGGTCGACAGGGGTTCCATTCAAAGCTCTCTCTAAAGTCATTTTTGATGCTAACTTTGGTGTCGTTTGCTTTAATTCCTCAAAATAGACACATTTCCTCAATTTTGATTGGATGACCTGACATGAATGAAGGTCTCAAAgatcaaaagaaaatgaatacatttttctcctcttttgaTGAACCAAAGTTTTATTTACTGGACATCCCCTCCTCCTTTTTCAGTCTCCACCATATACAAGTTAAGAATGATGATTATTGCATCTCATTAAGTGCATCATATTTGAAGCAGGCAATCACATGGCATGTGGACAATTCTCTTTGGGACACCTTCTAAAAAAAGTACTTATTTTAGATTCCCTGGGGAGTAAAAACTCATTGTAATGTGTGTATCTCCgcaggtcacttcctgttgacgtACCTGCTGCTAGACCTTATCAAACGTTCAGCTCCTGCCCGTATTATAGTCGTGGCGTCGGTGGCCCACACCTGGACCGGGCTTCGGCTAGATGACATCAACAGTGAGAGGAGCTATGATACAGTGAAGGCATACGGACAGAGCAAACTAGCCAATGTGCTCTTTGCGCGCTCTCTCGCAAAACGGTTACAAGGTGAGATGAGACTCTAGATTACAACTAGAGTAATGCTTccaattatttgaacaactgtaCACTTCactcaaaatatattttctttagaAATACATATGTTACATAAATGTGTACAGAATCACAGCACGACAGTGTGTGAGTGACTGTATACCTGATACAGGTACAGGAGTGTGCGTGTTCTCCCTGCACCCGGGGGTGGTGCAGTCAGACCTGTGGAGGCACCAGCACCAGTGTGTCCAGCTGGCGGTGAAGATCTTCAGGGTTTTCACCAAGACTACAGTGGAGGGAGCGCAGACCACCATCTACTGCAGCGTGGAGCCGAGCCTGGACGGCCAGAGCGGAGGCTATTTCAGGTACAGGATGGTGTGTTCAGCCAACCTGCAAAATGTAGAGCGCCAGCTTCTGCTGCTCAGACTAACAAAGGGGTTAATACTAAAGAGGGGAGTGTCGCCTATTTTTTACCTTTTATTATTGAGCAGGCACTAAAATGCAACATGCTGGTAGTAATGGCTGTTTCCCCTCCCTCTGAATGCTTAGTGACTGCGCCACGGCGAGCTGCTCAAGGGCTGCTTCTGACGACGACTTGGCCCAAAAGCTGTGGCAGATCAGCTGCGACATGGTCGGCATCGCCTGGCAGTGAAAGGGGCACATCGACTAAAGACATGCTTTTATGAAGGCACTGATGTTGATGATAGTTTAGATGATATaggtatatgtatatataaataaattagacCTGTAATGCCGTAAATCATATTGCAGTTGTTCATGTTTGTACTTTAAAGTAAACGTTACGATGTTTGTGAATTCTGATAGTATTTCCTAAATGTAGTTATTCTTAAAGTTGTTGGCATAACCTTTTTAGATACTTTACACATGTGACACTTGAGTAAAATTTTAAGTGGAGTGGAACATTCTGTGAGTTTAACAGTGAGATAATTGAAGGTCTTTATGTACTTCCAGTACCATCTCAACATGACGGCAGAATGCAGTCGAATGTAGCACATTCCCTCCGCTTCGCTGGACATGAGCATCATCCTTGTGACTTGTCACACCATGTAATCTGTATAATGAGGAACAAAGATCAAGAGCTAATGCCAGCATTTCCATTAAGGAACAGTATTTTAATCTAAATCACGTGGGGGAGTATTTAAGACCTAAGGAATGTCCTGAGCAGCACCATCAAGGAGTCCAGGACCAACGCTCCCTCAGGGTAGCACATGTGCTATGTGTCATTGAACAGGCTCATTTTCAGTAATGCACTATTTTAAATAGAAGAGTAACTATTCTAATAAACCAACAACAGAATATGCATTTGTATATCATTACATTGGATGACATACTCATTGTGCCCctgccctttttcttttttttttttactaaatggccaccaagcagctcattccgctTGCACCAAAAATCTAAGTATTacttaatttacattttttagatTCAATTCAACATTGGCATAGGTAATGATGTATTAAATGcatgcttaaaaataaaaaaaataaaaaaatgattggatccacatggtgatccggattatcatcaaaatgttatcaattgttcttggtatctttatacaccaacaatgaaaaatgctttcaacatttaatgggatctaaatggTCACAAACGCCGTCAAatacataacctccttggccgAGGTAATAAAAAATGTGGCGCTTTTATCAAACTCCGTTTCCTCTTTCTGTATTGAAACCTCCAAACCTGTAGGTGGCagtgtgaataaataaagaagctcaaataaaaaaaagatacacaCTCATACGCATGCGCAATGAGAGGCAACGTCAGCACTCCTTTCCACGAACAGAAGCTGCCTGAAAGCTACGTGGCTCTCACTCCTCAGACTTTTCTCTGAACTAGCACGATAGAAACAGGTAAGCAAGTTACTTCTTTTTCAAACATAactatgtatatatatatatatatttatttttacatatgAGTAGATCATTTGCGGGTATAATAGCATTTTagacctttcttttttttttttagctaacaGTGTGACGTCGACGTCGCAGCTTTTCTTAGGATGACATCAAGCTAGCAAACATCCAGCCTACTGAATTATAAGACTACGTGTTAGACATCCAAAATAACGTTACTATTTAATACCAATTACCAGATGCGAGGGATATTGATTATTGCTGCATTTATAACATAGAGCGGTACAGGCGGCTGTTGTCAGCCGAAGCTTGACCATTAATAGCGTTGTTTATATTCTTCTCTCAGCATAACATTATGGATCAGGTGATGCAGTTTGTGGAGCCCAGCCGGCAGTTCGTCAAAGACTCTATAAGGCTGGTAAAGAGATGCACAAAACCCGACAGGAAAGGTAGGATCTTCCATCTCGCCCGGTCTTTGTTGTACTGGGAGGAGCGTTTGGCTTCTCATCCACCCTGTCCGCTGACATGATTTGGAACCAACTTGCTTAATATGAAGTTTATCCTAAATAAaggagtgtgtttttgtttcttctttagAATTCCAGAAGATTGCCATGGCCACAGCAATTGGGTTCGCCATCATGGGTTTCATTGGCTTCTTTGTCAAACTCATTCACATCCCCATCAACAATATCATTGTGTAagtattgattttatttatca
This DNA window, taken from Brachionichthys hirsutus isolate HB-005 chromosome 14, CSIRO-AGI_Bhir_v1, whole genome shotgun sequence, encodes the following:
- the sec61g gene encoding protein transport protein Sec61 subunit gamma, with amino-acid sequence MDQVMQFVEPSRQFVKDSIRLVKRCTKPDRKEFQKIAMATAIGFAIMGFIGFFVKLIHIPINNIIVGG
- the si:dkey-73n8.3 gene encoding retinol dehydrogenase 12; this encodes MQAIRSLFIPEWSSNVRLEGKTAIVTGASGGIGKETAKDLAGRGARVILACRDMAKGEQAARDIIREVKGAKVVAKLLDLADTKSICLFAESVYNSEKALHYLINNAGVALCPYSLTVDGFETHFGVNHLGHFFLTYLLLDMLKFSAPSRVINLTSVAHNIGKIQFDDLKSEEGYHPAKAYAQSKLANVLFTRELAKRTEVLGVTTYSVDPGSVNTDITRHVPHFLQNFVKTFSYLIKTPAEGAYSTIYCIVTPENQLLTGGHYKDCAKIESCRAGQDDATALKLWAISCHMLGVRWR
- the zgc:112332 gene encoding retinol dehydrogenase 12 isoform X1 encodes the protein MYCRSVCCNRWSTEERLDGKTVIITGANTGIGKETARDLARRGARVVMACRDLERAEEARTEILEDTGNENLVSRKLDLSDTKSIRAFAELINKEEKQVNVLINNAGVMMCPYSKTADGFEMQLGVNHLGHFLLTYLLLDLIKRSAPARIIVVASVAHTWTGLRLDDINSERSYDTVKAYGQSKLANVLFARSLAKRLQGTGVCVFSLHPGVVQSDLWRHQHQCVQLAVKIFRVFTKTTVEGAQTTIYCSVEPSLDGQSGGYFSDCATASCSRAASDDDLAQKLWQISCDMVGIAWQ
- the zgc:112332 gene encoding retinol dehydrogenase 12 isoform X2, producing MYCSVCCNRWSTEERLDGKTVIITGANTGIGKETARDLARRGARVVMACRDLERAEEARTEILEDTGNENLVSRKLDLSDTKSIRAFAELINKEEKQVNVLINNAGVMMCPYSKTADGFEMQLGVNHLGHFLLTYLLLDLIKRSAPARIIVVASVAHTWTGLRLDDINSERSYDTVKAYGQSKLANVLFARSLAKRLQGTGVCVFSLHPGVVQSDLWRHQHQCVQLAVKIFRVFTKTTVEGAQTTIYCSVEPSLDGQSGGYFSDCATASCSRAASDDDLAQKLWQISCDMVGIAWQ